A window from Salvia miltiorrhiza cultivar Shanhuang (shh) chromosome 2, IMPLAD_Smil_shh, whole genome shotgun sequence encodes these proteins:
- the LOC131008092 gene encoding uncharacterized protein LOC131008092: MPPRRQNQNRVEEEEEEEEQRDPTPPPPPPPQQERRVEELFLRQNPPTFSGAGDPAETEEWIRSMERIFRFLRCNDVERLMCMSYQLKGSAEYSWEAKQKTLTPDQVNELTWEKFKAALCEKYIPRSYRKKKEMEFVSLKQGNKTVAEYDRLFCDLARYAPYRVDTDEKMSELFCAGLKQEIRVVLASQSALTYAEALNRALDMELAMQPEKTSQLSVLQVNPNAQSGSQSFYGQGQKGKRK, translated from the coding sequence ATGCCTCCGAGAAGACAAAATCAAAACCGagtagaagaggaagaggaggaggaagaacaaAGAGATCccacaccaccacctccacctcctccaCAGCAAGAGAGGAGAGTAGAAGAGCTCTTTCTACGACAAAACCCACCTACTTTCAGCGGAGCTGGAGACCCCGCTGAAACGGAAGAATGGATCAGAAGTATGGAAAGAATTTTTAGATTCCTTAGATGTAACGATGTCGAGCGCCTCATGTGCATGTCTTACCAGCTCAAGGGGTCCGCAGAATATTCGTGGGAGGCCAAACAGAAAACTTTGACCCCAGATCAAGTGAATGAACTTACGTGGGAAAAATTCAAGGCAGCTCTTTGTGAGAAATACATACCACGTAGCTATCGCAAGAAGAAGGAAATGGAGTTCGTAAGTTTGAAGCAAGGGAATAAAACGGTAGCCGAATATGACCGATTGTTCTGTGATTTAgctcgatatgcaccatatcgagtagatactgatgagaagatgtcagagTTGTTTTGTGCCGGTTTGAAGCAAGAAATTCGAGTCGTTCTAGCAAGTCAGAGCGCACTTACTTATGCTGAAGCACTAAACCGAGCACTGGACATGGAGTTGGCAATGCAACCAGAAAAGACGAGTCAACTCTCTGTACTCCAAGTGAACCCGAATGCTCAATCGGGGAGTCAATCCTTTTATGGGCAAGGACAGAAAGGTAAAAGAAAGTAG